One stretch of Daphnia pulicaria isolate SC F1-1A chromosome 6, SC_F0-13Bv2, whole genome shotgun sequence DNA includes these proteins:
- the LOC124342234 gene encoding protein-methionine sulfoxide oxidase mical3a-like isoform X7: protein MYASSSGGGGVARVTSPDSALASDVFDKFCNAVTFKSILSLYRQLCDLLRLKPTYFPLFYPKLKAKLRSWKAQALWSKFDKRAAHRCYNRGRPCSNTRVLIIGGGPCGLRTAIEAQLLGAKVVVVEKRDRFSRNNVLHLWPFVIHDLRALGAKKFFGKFCAGSIDHISIRQLQCILLKVALLLGVEIHENVTFEGLAEPPEDQSIKIGWKAKISPADHPVSQYEFDVLIGADGKRNTLDGFKRKEFRGRLAIAITANLVNKKSEAEARVEEISGVAFIFNQKFFKELNAVTGIDLENIVYYKDETHYFVMTAKKQSLLSKGVIIQDFPDTVKLLSIENVNKEALMDYARQAADFSTNYQLPHLDFAVNHYGQPDVAMFDFTSMFAAENASRVLERHGHKMLMCLVGDSLLEPFWPTGSGCARGWLSSFDACWAIHSWSSGRMTPLEVLAERESIYRLLAQTTPENLNKDYSAYTVEPQTRYPNLNIRTCLDIQVKSLYDTDNLAELARPVKAPVEEGTRKRTKRPDSFIHPDTLLVWLKKQIALYDITITDMTNSFQDGLALCAIIHRYRPDLLDFASLDPANVAVNNQLAFDILEELGVLPVTTGYEMAQLAVPDKLSMLSYLTQVHELFRGEIPCVKQPKRELTESEEDILGATSLKRPTAICSAGQYQRAAAQSKVTTRTSTSSKRKTLERVATAEAPSSTLNRTGGDRNKADMSLRKARKRRSTDRSLHNTADRNAKPGRGSGAEGSESLSNKVRDLEAKLRGNRPTDKKPKDLIRAIGKLDRSDWQLSALEKKIEENQTPGGVKDPHMHDNKVPKWNRDAFTDKFEAINRRIHGLPAEAINEKYVNLERGMKQLERKLKEGSVLDTGHRGSNKVSAMAQQLSKKVPEVSSVNDQAESFRPKPVLNLPQQGGSETCHFCSKRVYLMERMSAEGRFFHRGCFRCEYCASTLRLGGYAFVRDDLLGGVFFCMPHVSMLYYMRNKILTGRNGETCVDGQIERRIAQPVAAQPNNQLLNISADKPIVFEPIKSPLVQAAVQAADLDFRRDGTPERVEFENSIADETAKEDQLSEIDEDEWTDHNFGNSVHSGTEDEASSLDDSSSDDDEDDEEGGEEVSNENLMEFDRPLTADETRRLAESWKKRYSTEASDRNPQECQEPLHESIPENEEENNVRIDVPAFPLASEPIHKKSSEEATSSDTEMGSDEELELEDEEEDDEGEYEEESEYENGEEEEDEDDEDEEDEEDEEDGRDSATEIETDSEFDQNSNADVRLGLQGIPTIVVNESEAEQLKKSTDQLANGNGLDSHPVAEVEAEPLEQMPPTRSTKGDPKPIYVDQYISLENARPLQRTLSHEDSRNADSATAPGRSGVLAYLRRHEQLERSPSTDMVASKNSLELKKKYMMDYGGSTGSLAQKSASTTNLDSKLRSFVDTISEAQKKLNPAPQPSVPMQVFLQNTANIFQPGPRQVPNVLPVEKTNEPAEPVLSIPKEIPPEDLECFEKEPPTPTNSEPPAEAIAAIESAEIVAVTPSDSGSAQTNGNIASEVTSSDTESEESKEESNRDATSDFDTDSEADSSEPPYEALNQYVALPSVVVEEDEEPAVVILQDVQELQSPESTDEAPPRPPPHHPKLAMQEDFDLSPSSEKVDLPEKLTTWARSLSKESVDSSKFAMTETEFSDWADNSLGGDLDAELNIDPEPVKQTAAKEQARPSETPAAKPVVSGNNGSTNLDDIEYADDSEERVVDFKGYTNLVEETPTPEKPDTPVAAESPEVPSLMFSRIRDSIAMSRDRQSPLFSPIKDDRVHKEIQRRMLEKKYESSPNLVRKKEAISQERERQGDLVRDMVLSRIQRTSPEKTRERRGSYGSMTPPGSSRASRSDSEPRSTITPDRRDIFATPHSSLRSVAEVPPVLHSEFVTPMSSIKKDSDKNNEGGLMAVKRELFVSTPSIRPTDIGEFKTPNFKEWQDANRQLDRQNSARIEARAKAHAKADQDLGLSPPDYIENLKDKLRRKPSVDEDSNQMLPARTRSFSEPNVDADKSWNLPVHPNNVAGQISSEVVDVPPAKPPRMMVHAPTVAPANKVESSRISDTTSAVQPFNSVLKNSKSMSQIVSPAAPVLQPPSPRTDVIGSMFVQQHNRPSSSSPTSPPQSPRSVGSSKSTSYLWAGLSPAESQAKLDADSAASTSSPSTTNNQGVKVKKSKDRERRRSIIQTITGLFSSSKKEEKKDEPKEVDSSPSKKSSPPKFQLPKFSGKKDKSNKDKLALDDSYEEGRLRAASSPVTPNNDVKDGVKPRASSLLASPTSGSEANTPTTSFGLEQYGDSAGTPTGAWSAFSSSSRRQSKQARQVARQTELKRLRMAQSIQRQLEEIEVKQKELEDQGVRLERTLRGEEGGVSGRDESALMQEWFQLVHEKNALSRYEQELMVRARELELEDRHARLQMELKDRMSLDDWEDDVFIADGSLGPETVKSPADVDKEGAILSEMLEIVEQKDSLRSMLEEDRQRYREEDKDLETQMLAKGLRLATLRQRKESQV from the exons atgtacgccagcagcagcggtggtggtggtgtcgcTAGAGTGACCTCTCCTGATTCGGCACTGGCCTCGGATGTCTTCGACAAGTTCTGCAACGCTGTCACGTTCAAATCGATTCTGAGCCTGTACCGGCAGCTGTGTGATTTGCTCCGGCTAAAACCCACTTACTTCcctcttttctatcccaaactCAAG GCAAAGTTACGCTCGTGGAAAGCCCAGGCGCTATGGAGTAAATTCGACAAACGGGCAGCTCATCGGTGCTACAATCGAGGAAGGCCTTGTTCAAACACACGG GTGCTGATCATCGGTGGCGGACCGTGCGGTTTACGGACGGCTATAGAAGCCCAGCTGCTCGGCGCCAAAGTTGTTGTGGTGGAAAAAAGAGACCGGTTCTCTCGCAACAACGTCCTGCATCTCTGGCCGTTCGTTATTCACGATCTGAGGGCGCTCGGTGCTAAGAAGTTTTTTGGCAAGTTCTGCGCCGGATCTATCGATCACATCA GTATCCGCCAGCTGCAGTGCATTCTACTTAAAGTCGCTctacttctgggagttgaaaTTCACGAGAACGTGACGTTTGAAGGACTCGCTGAGCCGCCAGAAGATCAGTCGATCA AAATAGGTTGGAAGGCTAAAATTAGCCCGGCGGATCATCCAGTCTCGCAATATGAATTTGACGTGCTCATTGGTGCTGATGGCAAGAGAAACACATTGGACG gGTTCAAACGCAAGGAATTCCGTGGACGACTGGCCATTGCCATTACGGCCAATTTGGTTAACAAGAAATCGGAAGCCGAGGCACGCGTCGAAGAAATTTCGGGCGTGgctttcattttcaatcaaaagttCTTCAAAGAACTCAACGCCGTCACTGGCATCGACCTGGAAAACATCGTCTACTACAAAGACGAAACCCATTACTTTGTCATGACGGCCAAAAAGCAGTCGCTGCTCAGCAAAGGGGTCATTATTCAG GACTTCCCGGACACGGTGAAGCTATTGTCGATCGAGAATGTTAATAAAGAGGCCCTGATGGACTATGCTCGTCAAGCGGCCGATTTCTCCACCAATTATCAGCTGCCACACTTGGACTTTGCCGTCAATCATTACGGCCAGCCGGATGTGGCCATGTTTGACTTCACTTCCATGTTTGCGGCCGAGAACGCTTCAAGGGTGCTAGAAAGACACGGCCACAAAATGCTCATGTGCCTGGTGGGTGACAGTTTACTGGAGCCGTTCTGGCCGACAGGCTCGGGATGTGCGCGTGGCTGGCTGAGCTCTTTCGACGCCTGCTGGGCCATCCACTCTTGGTCGAGTGGTCGGATGACTCCGCTGGAGGTCCTCGCCGAGCGAGAGTCCATTTACCGCCTGCTGGCTCAAACAACGCCCGAGAACCTGAACAAAGATTACAGTGCCTACACCGTCGAGCCTCAAACACGCTACCCCAATCTCAACATACGAACCTGTCTCGATATCCAGGTCAAATCACTCTACGACACGGATAACTTGGCCGAGCTGGCCAGACCTGTCAAAGCTCCCGTCGAGGAGGGAACTCGGAAAAGAACTAAACGAC CCGACTCTTTCATTCACCCAGATACGTTATTGGTGTGGCTCAAGAAGCAGATTGCACTCTACGATATCACCATCACGGATATGACGAATTCATTTCAAGACGGCCTTGCCCTCTGTGCTATTATCCATCGATATCGCCCCGATCTACTGGATTTCGCCTCACTTGATCCAGCGAATGTGGCCGTTAATAACCAACTGGCTTTCGACATCCTTGAAGAACTTGGCGTTCTTCCT gtgACCACCGGTTACGAAATGGCTCAGTTGGCCGTCCCTGACAAATTGTCCATGCTGTCCTATCTGACACAAGTTCACGAATTGTTCCGTGGGGAAATTCCTTGCGTCAAACAACCTAAAAGG gAACTGACCGAGTCTGAGGAGGACATTTTGGGAGCAACTTCTCTGAAACGGCCAACTGCCATTTGTTCTGCCGGCCAATACCAACGCGCCGCAGCTCAGAGCAAAGTCACAACGCGAACGTCGACGTCCAGCAAGCGGAAAACGTTGGAACGCGTAGCGACGGCAGAGGCGCCCAGCAGCACACTCAACCGGACCGGAGGTGACCGCAACAAGGCCGACATGTCTTTGCGCAAAGCCCGCAAGCGTCGCAGTACCGACCGTTCCTTACACAACACCGCG GACCGCAATGCCAAGCCCGGCCGTGGTAGCGGTGCAGAAGGTAGCGAATCGCTGAGTAATAAAGTCCGTGATTTGGAAGCCAAGCTGAGAGGCAATCGCCCAACTGACAAGAAACCCAAAGATCTAATCCGAGCCATAG GAAAATTGGATAGGAGCGACTGGCAACTTTCTGctttggagaagaagattgaaGAGAACCAGACACCTGGTGGGGTGAAAGATCCGCACATGCACGATAACAAAGTTCCCAAATGGAACAGGGACGCGTTCACTGATAAG ttcgAAGCGATCAATCGCCGGATTCACGGTTTACCCGCAGAAGCCATCAACGAAAAGTACGTCAACCTGGAACGCGGTATGAAGCAGCTGGAGAGGAAGCTCAAAGAAGGCAGTGTGCTGGATACGGGCCATCGAGGCAGCAATAAGGTTTCCGCCATGGCTCAGCAGCTGTCCAAAAAGGTGCCGGAAGTGTCCAGTGTGAATGATCAGGCGGAATCTTTCAGACCCAAGCCGGTGCTCAATCTTCCTCAGCAAGGAGGCTCGGAGACGTGCCATTTCTGCAGCAAACGCGTCTACCTGATGGAACGCATGAGCGCCGAAGGTCGATTCTTCCATCGCGGCTGCTTCCGTTGCGAGTACTGCGCTTCGACGTTGCGACTCGGAGGCTACGCTTTCGTCCGCGACGACCTCCTCGGTGGCGTCTTTTTCTGTATGCCGCACGTGTCCATGTTGTACTACATGCGCAACAAAATTTTGACGGGCCGTAACGGCGAAACTTGcgttgacggccaaattgaaCGAAGAATTGCCCAGCCCGTTGCTGCCCAACCAAACAATCAACTTCTCAACAT tagTGCGGATAAGCCAATCGTGTTTGAGCCGATCAAGAGCCCTCTAGTCCAGGCTGCTGTCCAGGCTGCCGATCTCGACTTCCGGCGAGATGGCACTCCGGAAAGAgtggaatttgaaaattccatCGCCGACGAGACGGCCAAAGAAGATCAACTGAGCGAAATCGACGAAGACGAATGGACTGACCACAATTTCGGCAATTCCGTCCATTCTGGTACGGAAGATGAAGCCTCTTCTTTGGACGATTCAAG TTCCGACgatgacgaagacgacgaggaaggaggagaagaagtTTCCAACGAAAATCTGATGGAATTTGACAGGCCTTTGACTGCAGACGAAACTCGAAGACTTGCCGAATCGTGGAAGAAACGCTATTCGACCGAAGCGTCCGATCGCAATCCACAGGAATGTCAAGAACCGCTTCACGAAAGCATTCCTGAAA acgaagaagaaaacaacgtCCGGATTGATGTCCCGGCCTTCCCACTTGCATCCGAACCCATCCACAAGAAATCCAGTGAAGAAGCAACCAGTTCCGATACAGAG ATGGGTTCCGATGAGGAGTTGGAATTGGAAGACGAAGAGGAGGACGATGAAGGAGAGTATGAAGAGGAGAGCGAATATGAGAATggcgaagaggaggaagacgaagatgatgaagacgaagaagatgaagaggatgAAGAAGACGGCCGAGATTCTGCTACGGAAATTGAAACTGATTCTGAATTTGATCAAAACAGCAATGCCGATGTACGTTTAGGACTTCAAGGAATCCCTACTATCGTTGTCAACGAATCAGAGGCTGAGCAGTTGAAAAAGAGCACTGACCAGCTGGCAAATGGTAATGGATTGGACAGTCATCCGGTAGCGGAAGTGGAAGCCGAACCATTGGAACAGATGCCACCCACCAGATCCACGAAGGGAGATCCCAAACCCATCTACGTTGATCAGTACATATCACTTGAAAATGCTCGGCCACTCCAGCGGACGCTATCCCATGAAGATAGCAGAAATGCTGATTCGGCGACCGCACCTGGCCGTTCGGGAGTCTTGGCCTATTTGCGTCGCCACGAACAGCTGGAAAGGTCGCCTTCTACCGATATGGTGGCCTCTAAGAACTCGCTGGAACTCAAGAAAAAGTACATGATGGATTATGGAGGCTCTACAGGCTCGCTGGCACAAAAATCTGCTTCGACCACCAATCTCGATAGTAAGCTGAGGAGCTTTGTGGACACCATTTCCGAGGCCCAGAAAAAACTTAATCCGGCCCCTCAGCCCAGCGTTCCCATGCAG GTGTTCTTACAGAACACGGCCAACATTTTCCAACCAGGGCCACGTCAAGTGCCAAACGTTTTACCCGTCGAAAAAACTAACGAACCTGCTGAACCGGTTCTCAGTATTCCAAAAGAAATCCCGCCAGAGGATTTGGAGTGTTTTGAAAAGGAACCTCCAACTCCGACCAACAGTGAACCCCCAGCTGAAGCGATTGCTGCAATCGAATCCGCTGAAATTGTAGCGGTCACGCCGAGCGACAGCGGCTCCGCCCAAACAAATGGAAACATCGCCAGCGAAGTCACTAGCAGTGACACCGAATCAGAAGAATCCAAGGAGGAATCTAATCGGGACGCAACTTCAGATTTCGACACGGATTCTGAAGCGGATTCATCCGAACCACCTTACGAAGCGCTCAACCAGTATGTTGCTTTGCCCAGTGTCGTCgtggaagaagacgaagaaccgGCCGTTGTAATCCTTCAGGACGTGCAAGAATTACAGTCGCCCGAGTCCACCGACGAAGCGCCACCACGACCACCCCCTCATCACCCGAAATTGGCAATGCAAGAGGATTTCGACTTGAGTCCATCCAGCGAAAAAGTTGATCTTCCAGAAAAACTCACGACCTGGGCGCGGTCGCTTTCTAAAGAATCGGTCGATTCTTCCAAATTTGCAATGACCGAGACGGAATTCTCCGACTGGGCCGATAACAGTTTAGGTGGCGATTTGGATGCCGAGCTCAACATTGACCCAGAGCCTGTCAAACAAACGGCAGCCAAAGAACAAGCTCGTCCATCAGAGACTCCAGCTGCAAAGCCTGTCGTTTCTGGCAACAATGGCTCTACCAATTTAGACGACATCGAATATGCCGATGACAGCGAGGAACGAGTTGTGGATTTCAAAGGCTACACTAATTTGGTCGAGGAAACTCCCACGCCAGAAAAACCAGACACTCCCGTG GCCGCCGAATCACCGGAAGTTCCCAGTTTGATGTTCAGTCGCATTAGAGACTCGATCGCAATGTCGCGTGACCGACAGTCACCTCTATTTTCACCCATCAAAGACGACCGCGTTCACAAAGAGATTCAACGTCGTATGCTGGAGAAGAAATACGAATCGTCACCGAATTTGGTCCGGAAGAAGGAAGCTATTTCTCAG GAGCGTGAACGACAGGGTGACTTGGTGCGCGATATGGTCCTCAGTCGCATTCAGCGCACTAGTCCGGAGAAGACGAGGGAGCGTCGAGGATCTTACGGATCCATGACGCCCCCTGGATCTTCACGAGCTTCTCGATCCGATTCGGAGCCGAGGAGCACCATCACTCCAGATCGTCGAGACATCTTCGCAACACCTCACTCGTCTCTTCGATCCGTGGCGGAAGTGCCGCCGGTGCTTCACAGCGAATTCGTCACGCCGATGAGCAGCATCAagaaag ATTCCGATAAAAACAACGAAGGTGGTCTGATGGCTGTGAAACGTGAATTGTTCGTATCGACACCGTCGATTAGACCGACTGACATTGGTGAATTCAAGACGCCCAATTTCAAAGAATGGCAAGATGCAAACAGACAACTTGATCGCCAAAATTCGGCTCGCATTGAGGCTCGAGCCAAAGCTCATGCCAAAGCTGATCAAGATCTGGGGTTGAGTCCACCGGATTATATCGAAAATCTGAAAGACAAGCTGCGCCGCAAGCCCAGCGTCGACGAGGATAGCAACCAAATGCTACCGGCCCGGACGCGCAGTTTCTCAGAACCGAACGTTGATGCCGACAAATCGTGGAATCTCCCAGTTCATCCCAATAATGTTGCCGGGCAGATTTCATCTGAAGTTGTCGATGTACCACCTGCCAAACCTCCAAGAATGATGGTGCATGCTCCGACTGTTGCTCCAGCCAACAAGGTGGAGTCTTCGCGAATCTCGGACACTACCTCGGCCGTTCAACCGTTCAATTCCGTATTGAAAAACTCCAAATCAATGTCGCAAATTGTTTCTCCTGCCGCTCCGGTCTTGCAACCTCCCAGTCCGCGGACAGATGTTATCGGCAGCATGTTTGTACAACAACACAACCGCCCGTCCTCATCCAGCCCGACAAGTCCACCACAAAGCCCACGATCCGTCGGGTCATCTAAATCCACCAGTTACCTGTGGGCCGGCCTTTCACCTGCCGAATCTCAAGCCAAACTGGACGCCGATTCTGCTGCTTCGACGTCTTCTCCATCGACAACGAACAAT CAGGGCGTCAAGGTGAAGAAATCGAAAGACCGTGAGCGTCGACGCAGTATTATCCAGACGATTACCGGACTGTTTAGCAGctccaagaaagaagaaaagaaagacgaaCCAAAGGAAGTTGATTCCTCTCCCAGTAAGAAATCCAGCCCACCCAAGTTCCAGTTGCCGAAATTTTCGGGAAAGAAGGACAAATCTAACAAG gATAAATTGGCGTTGGATGACTCCTACGAAGAAGGTCGACTGCGAGCTGCTAGTTCTCCTGTCACGCCCAACAACG ATGTAAAAGATGGTGTCAAACCACGAGCATCGTCTCTTCTCGCTAGTCCAACCTCGGGAAGTGAAGCCAATACTCCCACAACCAGTTTCGGCCTGGAACAGTACGGCGATTCGGCAGGAACTCCTACCGGAGCGTGGTCAGCTTTCTCTTCGAGTAGCAGGCGACAATCGAAGCAAGCCCGCCAAGTAGCGCGTCAAACGGAGTTAAAGAG ACTGCGCATGGCTCAATCTATACAGCGACAGCTGGAAGAAATTGAAGTGAAGCAAAAGGAACTGGAGGACCAAGGCGTCAGACTTGAAAGAACTTTACGTGGTGAAGAAGGAG gaGTGTCCGGCCGTGACGAGTCTGCCCTGATGCAGGAGTGGTTCCAGCTAGTCCACGAGAAGAACGCATTGAGTCGGTACGAGCAGGAGCTGATGGTTCGTGCTCGTGAACTTGAGCTGGAAGATAGACATGCCCGGCTTCAGATGGAGCTAAAGGATCGCATGTCATTGGATG ACTGGGAAGACGACGTCTTTATCGCTGATGGCTCATTGGGGCCAG AGACGGTGAAATCGCCAGCCGACGTGGACAAGGAGGGAGCCATTCTTTCCGAGATGCTGGAGATCGTGGAGCAGAAAGACTCGCTGCGCAGCATGCTCGAAGAGGACCGGCAAAG GTACCGTGAAGAGGACAAAGACCTGGAAACTCAAATGCTTGCCAAAGGCTTGCGGCTAGCTACGCTTCGCCAACGAAAGGAATCCCAAGTCTGA